TCGACTCGCCAGGATATCTAGGCACTTCCTGATCGTCGAACAAATAACTCAATCGTGagaaattctagagagaagacagagaaTTCTAGCTAAATAGTGTTCTAGAGAGATAAaagtgttttagataatgaactGAGCTTTAGAAAGTTCTATTTATATGATAAGATTGTTTTAAAGTAACTTGctcgtctcattattttaatatacctatctattctaatactctattctaatactctattttctaggttcttacacATAGTACATGAAAAGTTTGTATTATTGAATACTTAAATGAAAGTTAAACATTCttgtgtgaaaaaaataaataataaataataatattgaaaacgattagaaatattcaaataaaacataaaatatatttaatttataataataatttgaacatAACTATGCAAAGACTTTGATATGagaaaaaatatcttgaaaatatgaattttcatgataaatcaaacaattaaaaaaattatagataaaaaattaaaaaatgttaaaatattaaatactaatatatatatatatatatatatatatatactaataattataattataagtattttaataatttaaattgtattaaggtgaatataaaaatgaaaacgaTTCAGATATAATCGAGTATTATCTATTTTCATAGCCATATTTATTCAGTACGGGAATTTAGTCAAAACACAAACAATTGTGAATAATATTATGAACAAGTTTATTTATCATCGTAACTAAAGCTTAGGTAGAATTTTAtcaatttgtaattaatttattaactaagaaattttataaataatttacgAAACTCTGAACCAATGCAATCTGAGTTACAATGTCTGTTTATGAATTTCCATATTTAGTTTTCTGCAAACGTCCCAACATCCTTAACTACTTCATATAACTGTTCAAGCAtgcaaaattcttttaaattaggTTATATCGATGTTTATCAGGAATTATTAAACTTAGTTTggcataattttaaaagtaaaaaaacataaaggtaGCGAAAGAAGTTGGATATATTGATGTGGATTTTATTTTACTGACAATGAATAAAGAATTGTGAATTGTGAAATGCgattttttccttttagaagGAAACCTAATATGGATCTATTTGACTAAGAAAGTTAAGATAAGATGAAAAATCTTTTTCTCGTGCTACATATGTGAGTCTTGTAATAAAAGTTATGtcagtttatataaatatatataacacagAAGCACGTTTGCTGTAGAAAGCTTACATTCATGGGCTCTACCAAACAGTAGTAAATGAATGGAAAAAGCAATGTGTGTTGAACCCCACCCTATTAAATTGAAACGTCTAATGTATATGTATACGTTCTGTGCTAAATTCTGCCATGCAAGGCAACGACAGAACTTGATTAGTAGATACAAATTCTTTTCCTATCATATGGTCCACATATTGCTTGCTTCTTGGTGGATGCTATTATGAAACATCAGAACCATTACACAATATTGAGGTATCTTCTCTTCAAACCTTATGCAATATTtcttatacatatatatgttataGGTACCACCCAAATCTTATGTCCATTACCATACCAatttaacaaaatcattttGTACTCTTCTGCTTCATTATTCTATCTATCTGCatctcttttcattctttttctttttcttttattttcaaaaaggaATCCTTTTAACTTTATGttaattaacattttcaatTACAGAATACCATTGATACATTAATCAAAGTTAATTTCAAAAACACCATATCTATTACATATAATCACactataatttaactttttcacACAAAATAACATCAAtagtaaatatttcatttattaaaataatatcaccGTCTCAATAAGTACTTTATTTCAAACCATTGTACATATGAACTGAGAAAATGAATttgagcatttttttttaaatgtgcagttattttgaatttgaagaaacATATGCAAACTAACTGTTGAAACAATTATGGGAGATAATTcactcattcattcattcatattttccttCTCAAATGAGGTACATTTATATAAGCAACAacttatacttaaaaataagaaacaacctaaaaacagaaaacaactttaaatatttaaaacttattcctAACTAAGtgcaacaataatttaaattcaaattctatCTTCAACACTCCCCCTCACGTTGGGGTATGAATATCACTCATGTCCAACGTGTTAATGAAACCGCTGCATCAACGAGGGGCTCATGGAGTCAATAAGCCAGCTTTTCACCCGTTTATTTTCAGTGACCCGATTATCATAGGTTGGGTCATCAATGGAGGGTTTCGTCACTATGCCAGTGAGATACCCCGATTTGTTTCGAGTTCCAATACGCATGTCCATTAGTTGGGACCAAAGAGGGTAGTTAGAgtcatcactttgtgatttcaATCAAGAATACCAAATACAGAAACTGCAACACTTTTTGATTGGGTTTTCTGTCCATCTTCTCCAAACCCTCCTCCCATAATGAGCCAAGGTCAAGATAATGAAATAGAGAAGAGGAATGCCATCGGCACAACCACCAGGCTCCAAATGTCTTGATAAGGAAAGAACaagtcaaagaaaaagaagaattcaagaacacAAGATTAAGCaagagaagattcaagaagaagaagaaaattcaagaacaagaagattCAATAACAAGAAAGCCAAGAAGAAAAATTCAAGAACAAGAGTGGAtggagaagaaattaaaaaagaaaaagattcacGTAAAAAAACTTCAAGAAAGAGATGATTcaagtaaaagaattaaaataatttaagagaaAGAGTTCAAGAAGATGATTGATTAAatattgaagaagaaaagattcaAGAAAAGGAATAAATTATTCAAGAGgaaaagattcaagaagatgaattcaaaaagttgcttcaaaaaggaaagattcaagaagaattcaagaaaaaaaatccaagaaaaaggaagagattTTAGGGGCTGCCGGTGACCATGGCAGTCGGCCACTGGCAGACAGCAAAGACAAAGTAgtaaaggatcagaaaacctgctaTGATACCATGTTGAAACAATTATGGGAGATAATTcactcattcattcattcatattttccttCTCAAATGAGGTACATTTATATAAGCAATATTAACCGCTTATacttaaaaataggaaacaacttaaaaacagaaaacaactttaaatatttaaaacttattcctAACTAAGtgcaacaataatttaaattcaaattctatCTTCAACACTAACTTACATTCCAAAGTAAATTTGTGGATTGGTGGTCAATACTATAATTACACAGTTGCACTTGAAATGTAAGCAAGAATTAAACTATACCATTAAATTCATGACTATTAAGTGATAGTAGGTCATCACTTGAAAagcctattttattttattgttagtgATATTCTCCTTCCAACCTTTttttattgtcttcctccaacCCCTTCATTACTTGACACTAGTAGCATAGTGGTAATGATGCAAGAAAGGCATTTGTCGCGATGTTATTGTGACATAGTTGTTGGTATAACTATGGTGGATTATGTGTTTGATGCTCATTTTCTTGTTCTTTATTGCTGGTGGTTAAGGTTTTTGACATGGAGATTTCtaacttctttttcctcttgCTTTCCATAACCACCACCATTGGTGATACTGATTTTGAGTTTATACTATAccttccattttttattttttttaatatatatttttaaactcaaCCAAAAAAACTAACATgaaattgattgagaatgtgtttcATCTCCTTATATAAAAGTTTAGGTAAAATATGATCTTAGTActtaaattttgatgtaaaattagaatttgtctcaattttgatataatttgatttttaaattttaaaataaattcatagcTCTCTTAACCCAacttcattaaattattttgatgtgtcaaacacattttaaaataatgtttaagttgcttatttcattttaatatttaactcAAATATTAGTCTGAAATACAATTTAATAAGTCAAAAAAAGTAACTTCATtagtttaaaagaattatatctcttcatttttaatgtttgaagactaaaatatatcaaaagagACTAAAAACTTCTAATTTTCCATGGATCGAAATAATATCACCgtctaaataaaatttaactataaaatttGCTTAgaactttgttaaaaaaaagtatttttaggATAGGAGATTCCATTAAATTTGGTTAATTagtttttgataaaatttaatcatcaaCGAAATTAATGATATTGGTAAATagttatatgaaaaattaaacaaaaatatatttttgatctAAATTGGACAATTCATCGCTTGACTGGTCAGTAACATTTGTTTATAGCAGGTtggtttttttaattcattaaaaaatatttcggAAAAATGTTTTCTTACAATGTTATATGATCAAGTTAAATAAAGAGCTCTGGTTTATGTTAGATAGCTTGTGATGATTCTCGAATTTAAACTACTTTTTAAGGATTGTATTTTCTAAATggaagaatatttttttcaatgttttcatattataaactcttcaatcttatattattacaatcaaacccatctcatataaattattatacactTTTTTTTGTCGATTGTAGAATGAATGAATTCTTCATCAATACCAAAAAGtaagacttttttttaaaaaaaataatattttgaatatttatataatatattattttacaaatttattataatcaaataaatatttgaattaacaaagaaaatgattgatatatacaaataatatgaataattttggACTAGTTGTTATAAATGTTGTTACTATAtctgtatttaaatatttttataccaaACATTGAATTGATACGAAAAATTCCTTtcaacatttataataaattacaattcGTGTAAAAATTGCATGCAGGAAAGAAGAATGTGAGTCCTCTTAAACATCAATGGATAAACATTTCCTACATGTTTTTACACTCATTTTGCAACCCAAATTAATTGtcattcatattttcaaaagctACATGCCATTCTTGGAAAGCAGCTTAGCATTTCACCATGCATTTAGAGGACATTCATTCATTATTCTAATATTCTACCAAACTTTGTTTGGGCAACATGATGCTCAACTTCCATGTAAGTGATAGTAACAAACATCTTAAACAAGATGCGAAAGTTATTTCTTTGTCTAAGATCTTTCTCAATAAAGAGTGAGTGAGAAAACATGATTGTCTTCACAGCCGTCAAAGACATCATAAGAACTGACAACAACAATGTTGTGATAATATACCCAACAACTGCGAAACGATAAGGGTGGTTGACAACAACAAAGGTTTTATAAGAGTGTTTTGGGTGATCATAACGACAACAAAGTATGTAATGCTACACATTTACGTTTACATTAAGTTGTTGTTCATACATTATTTGACAAGTATAGCTTTCACTGCTGTTTGGTCATTGTTGATTGATTCCATTTATGCTACCCCAAGTGTTTGCACCTATGAGCATATATCATTTATCTAACTTGCATCAGAGTTAGAAAAACTAGAACATGGAATATTAAAGACATTTAGATGGGTTTAGCTGGCATGAACAAACGATTTGAAAAGAGTTAATTAAAGTATGTGGTtgctcaaataaaattaaaacaaaaaggttATTCCAATTTATCTTGACTTGGTTGTCTCTGACCAAATTATTGTGTACTAACAAAGTACAAGTTTGAAAATGGTTCTAGAGGTAAAACAGTATACAACTTAAAGTTATCACTGATGTTCATCTTATAATTATACTTGctataatattattgttgtaaatatattagtttaaaagaTTTAAGATTCCTACCTTATGGATTAGTTTTGAAGAATAAAGTGATATGAGTAACAGATTATGTCCACGTGATATGTTGTGTCTGTAAAATTggaatatattaaagaaaagatatgttggaaatataaaataaaaagaaaatgagaaaatatattAGGCCTCGTTACTCTGACTATCCCTTTCCCACGCAGGTGTCTAAAATTAAGATACGGAACCTCACTCACAAATACACGTACTGCATCATAACTACTTGCACAGTGATTTGTGATGTTTATCCCTCTATATATAACGTTCTTTTCTTACCCTTCTCCTTGAACTTGCTTACTTTTGCTTGTggtcttttctctctttctcttgtTCTCTGCACCAAACCTTCCAAAACCGCTAACTCAAACGTTTCAGTATTGGTCCACAGCACCAATGGGTAGGTCACCATGCTGTGAAAAAGTGGGCTTGAAGAAAGGCCCTTGGACTCCCGAGGAGGACAAAAAGCTCATGGCTTACATAGAAGAGTTCGGCCACGGAAGCTGGCGTGCCTTGCCTTCAAAAGCTGGTACTTGCTgccacacaacacaacacaatacACAATACACAATACACAATACACAATACacaacctttttctttctttgttcttttctttatgGAGTGTGTGTTAATAGCTTCTTGCTTTTCACGTACTAAACTTTAGGCCTTCAAAGATGTGGGAAGAGCTGCAGACTGAGGTGGACTAACTACCTTCGACCCGACATTAAAAGAGGAAAGTTCAGCTTGCAGGAAGAACAAACAATCATTCAACTCCATGCCCTTCTTGGGAACAGGTGAGCAAACCAAATCACTGCTAGAGAAGTGGTAGATGTGATAGACCCATAAACCAAAAATAACAAACCAAAGGACCCTTCCTATTCCcactttattatatattcattataaatGACCCCATAGCTAGGAAACTTAACTCGCATACAATCATTTTTAGTATCCCCTTATATTTTGCTAACAACATCATCCCATTGCCATTTATAAACCAACACCaaacttacatttttttattcatgtttttcatatttctctCATCGGTATTCAAGATTTCCATTCAATGCTATCACATATTACTATTGGAGAACAGTATTTGTAACTGTATGTATAGactattattatataatgtCCATTGCTAATGGCTGTTTTTGTGCTGAATGTTTTTGGAGCATATAGATGGTCAGCTATAGCAGCTCAACTTCCCAAGAGAACCGACAATGAGATAAAGAACTACTGGAACACACACCTGAAGAAAAGGTTAACAAGAATGGGGATAGACCCCACGACCCACAAGCCCAAAACCGATGCGCTTGGTGGCTCCGGTGGTTGTCAATCCAAGGACGCAGCCAACCTCAGCCACATGGCGCAGTGGGAGAGTGCTCGTCTGGAAGCGGAAGCAAGACTGGTGAGAGAGTCAAGGTTGCAAGTCCAGAGCAACCTGGGACCCGGCTCCAACACACAACCCGCGAGGCTGGTCCTCAATAAAATTACTACGCAACAACCCTCTCTACCACCCTGCCTCGACATCCTCAAAGCATGGCAAAGCTCATGGTCCAAGCCACAACTACCAACAAAAGAAAGTAACCCCAAAATGATGCATAGCATGTACGCTATGATGCTATCCACCGAAGACACTCTAGAGTCACCAACATCCACGTTGTGCTTTCCAGGAACGACACCAACTATGCTTCCTGTAtccaacaataacaacattgGAGTACTGTTCAACGAAAACAACGACATGTTTCCTCTCCCAAGCACAAACATGGATGATGGTGGGTTGATGAAAGAGAACACGGTGTTACATTTGCAAGACGATGATATTATGGCGGCTGTGGAAGCATTTAGAGCCACTACTACAATGTACGACAGCAACAATAATAATGTTGTTCCTCCTACACTCCCCAACGGTGTTGTCCTCGAAGGACTCAACAATGATGAAGGGTTGGTTTATGAGTCCAACGATAACTTGGGAGCGGAGGAAGAGAACATGGCAATGATGAACGGGGATGGAAGCCTCTGCAACGTGAACCTGGAAGAGAATAACAAGCATTACTggaataacatatttaatttggtGAATGATCCCTTGTCTGGTCCCTCTGTCTTCTGATCATCTCATCGATAGATACACGGTTGTGTGGTGTCGTATGTTAAACTAGTTAGTTAGAGTAGCCGTTAGCTATTCAACTTTATTAGGTTAAAATGCTACTAATAGTAATAATGTCTCACAAAATAATCATGTAATCATCATATTCTTGTCcaaaatagtatattttagcAGCGTAATATTCTaggatatttatttaattaaataatgtacTATATATGTGCTCCCCCTTTCCGTGGCAATCATtagcattaacattaattaataatatactcATTAACCTTTTAAACTCTAGCTGAATAGGGAAAAATTAGAGGTACGCAGCTAGGTGAAATTTATATGTAGAACTTATGAAGTTTGGTAGAATCTTTTAGTGACCTGCGTATTGCTCTTCCATTATCAGCATGTACGTAACTCTTCATTTATGAACTTGAATTAATGATGTTAGCTGGCGGAGCAAGCATCTATTTTGATTTAGAACATGACCCCACCAATCTGCACCTTCctttcaaacaatttttcaaaatctgcaTTATCATCATTTTACAGATCACACTTGCATTCTCCACCTATTATGATCAATACCACTACAGATACACGCTTGCATgtattgtttaattattatatactcATTCTACTTTTTCTACATACCAAGTTGACGTTTAAGGTTTAATAAGGTTTTTCCAGAAAACTTGAAAAGTTAATTTcttactttataaatatatacttaaaagaacaaaaatacaaaatgataaagaataattaacgttgttttgaatttcaaatgggGTAGTGTTTTGATAGGTAGGTATAAGAGGATGTCTTTCAAAGATTTTCTAGTTTTAGATATGTGAGGTGTGAATTTATATAAAAGGAACTAAGCATCACGTGCATTTTACTTAATGAGTTCAGTAGCTAAGTTGGTCCACCATATAAAAATGTAGTTAATGACGTCAAGATTCCTGATCTCAGGGAGGAGTGTGAAGTTGGGTTTGGGATATATGCTACAAATTGGGTCAATTCCTAGCAGGCCCATTTCATATTAAGTACATAGTTCATGGTATTAAATCAATATGGTCCTCTCAACTTTAATATCTGCAACTTATTCAATGCAAGTTGCTCTACTTCCTTCACATTATTCATTTACTTATTTACTTTGCTTTCCCGCAATATTAGCACacgtttctttttttaaactcaatttagtattaatatattattaacataaattttctacaaattgaatttgttttttttttttcttttaccttgcttgtaatacatttaattacgttttttcaagatgaattttatttcatatatttgattattaagATGGTATATAAGAtgttattcttttatctttttctctcttactatgacttcaaaattatattatgactTTCACActaattcattaaatatattttttttctctaatgaAAACCTTACTCTTATTCTTGTCT
This genomic stretch from Vigna radiata var. radiata cultivar VC1973A chromosome 7, Vradiata_ver6, whole genome shotgun sequence harbors:
- the LOC106766103 gene encoding transcription factor MYB106-like, with protein sequence MGRSPCCEKVGLKKGPWTPEEDKKLMAYIEEFGHGSWRALPSKAGLQRCGKSCRLRWTNYLRPDIKRGKFSLQEEQTIIQLHALLGNRWSAIAAQLPKRTDNEIKNYWNTHLKKRLTRMGIDPTTHKPKTDALGGSGGCQSKDAANLSHMAQWESARLEAEARLVRESRLQVQSNLGPGSNTQPARLVLNKITTQQPSLPPCLDILKAWQSSWSKPQLPTKESNPKMMHSMYAMMLSTEDTLESPTSTLCFPGTTPTMLPVSNNNNIGVLFNENNDMFPLPSTNMDDGGLMKENTVLHLQDDDIMAAVEAFRATTTMYDSNNNNVVPPTLPNGVVLEGLNNDEGLVYESNDNLGAEEENMAMMNGDGSLCNVNLEENNKHYWNNIFNLVNDPLSGPSVF